One window from the genome of Palaemon carinicauda isolate YSFRI2023 chromosome 24, ASM3689809v2, whole genome shotgun sequence encodes:
- the LOC137617899 gene encoding uncharacterized protein: MTMEFSGPGTLADVEEDLALSDDNVEEHLLTQEHWPRLVSTKSHKLIPAGAAPSLMDHTTTSNKRCMEHDSDSSNEPLSPAAKTTKCDASSSQNKVLNSSLPRPTIQIIPTMATKTVLPAFAPRSEYIKLLFRENPGVNVKLRWLSEVTKMFSLDRELAEVKMSAVTSRFVYISRHRLDIINRVKGGEVLSLVLDVQDAVDRPRKFPTYLITRYPVDVDPSLAKELTGVHTVRRFLQDGKSINRIVITWSHPDPPPPFVNFSFLPCLPSCELRRMPDEKPWCFKCWGIGHISRYCAAPEKCAFCAAEHDSRTCPHRPPVPPTVVDSSSASTSTPLILPTPDSSHWKCPRCNEPGVNVWHGCTRRSGSASNQLIAQQLPVPSIKPTVTASSQVTTLRNAVDVLKSRCDSLTSRFEAIESRLESMDTRIDSLVTSFDNLTSKFATNDNTLQSLVEAQQVVITTVTTLTEKLDSLATHLESVTNPHTGPLPRDTPPMHTRVTTASSSSRRSSKGHVR, encoded by the coding sequence atgactatggaattctcgggacctggtactctcgctgatgttgaggaggaccttgctctaagtgatgataatgttgaagagcatctgcttacccaggaacattggccacgacttgtctctactaaatctcataagttgatccctgctggtgcagctcctagtctcatggaccataccactacctccaacaaacgatgtatggagcatgattcagatagcagtaatgagccattatcccctgctgctaaaactacaaagtgtgatgcttcttcctctcaaaaTAAAGTTCTAAATAGTTCCCTGCCTAGACCTACTATTCAGATTATACCTACCATGGCTACAAAAACTGTTCTCCCTGCCTTTGCTCCACGTtctgaatacataaagctcctattcAGAGAAAATCCGGGGgttaatgtgaagcttcgctggctatcagaggttaccaagatgttcagcctcgatcgggaattggctgaagttaaaatgtctgcggtcacttctcgatttgtatacatttcgaggcatcgcctggatattataaatagggtcaagggtggtgaggttctgtcacttgtgttagatgttcaggatgctgtagacagaccccgtaagttccctacatatctcatcactcgatatcctgtggatgtagacccttcattagctaaggaactgacaGGGGTGCACACTGTACGTCGTTTCCTACAGGATGGGAAGTCCATCAATCGTATTGTCattacttggagccacccagatccacCCCCGCCTTTTGTTAACTTCTCCTTCCTCCCTTGTCTACCATCATGTGAATTACGCAGAATGCCAGACGAAAAGCCATGGTGTTTCAAATGCTGgggtatcggtcacatctcacgatactgtgctgcccctgaaaagtgtgcattttgtgctgctgagcatgacagtcggACCTGCCCTCATCGGCCCCCTGTACCACCCACAGTGGTTGACAGTTCTTCAGCATCAACATCAACCCCATTAATTCTACCTACACCGGACTCCTCGCATTGGAAATGCCCGAGATGTAATGAGCCTGGAGTCAATGTGTGGCATGGCTGTACCAGGCGTTCAGGCTCTGCATCGAACCAGCTTATTGCACAACAGCTTCCAGTGCCATCAATCAAACCCACTGTTACTGCCTCCTCACAAGTGACTACACTTCgtaatgctgtagatgtcctcaagtctcggtgtgactcccttacatcacgttttgaagccattgaatctcgtttagagagcatgGATACTCGCATTGACAGTCTCGTAACCTCCTTTGACAatctaacttctaaatttgctactaATGATAACACACTACAATCTCTTGTTGAAGCTCAGCAGGTTGTTATCACAACAGTTACTACACTAACTGAGAAACTTGACTCACTTGCTACACATCTTGAGAGTGTTACTAATCCCCATACAGGACCTTTGCCACGGGATACACCACCAATGCATACCCGTGTCACCACTGCCTCTTCATCTAGTCGCCGTTCTTCCAAGGGACATGTTCGATaa